One genomic segment of Euwallacea similis isolate ESF13 unplaced genomic scaffold, ESF131.1 scaffold_110, whole genome shotgun sequence includes these proteins:
- the LOC136418827 gene encoding histone H4 encodes MTGRGKGGKGLGKGGAKRHRKVLRDNIQGITKPAIRRLARRGGVKRISGLIYEETRGVLKVFLENVIRDAVTYTEHAKRKTVTAMDVVYALKRQGRTLYGFGG; translated from the coding sequence ATGACTGGCAGAGGTAAAGGTGGAAAAGGTCTGGGAAAAGGAGGTGCTAAGCGTCATCGTAAGGTGCTTCGTGACAACATCCAAGGTATTACTAAGCCGGCGATTCGACGATTGGCAAGACGTGGCGGGGTGAAACGTATATCCGGTTTAATTTACGAAGAAACCCGTGGAGTTTTGAaggtatttttggaaaacgtAATCAGAGATGCCGTGACCTACACCGAACACGCAAAGCGAAAGACCGTCACCGCCATGGATGTTGTATATGCGTTGAAACGACAAGGACGTACTCTTTACGGATTTGGCGGTTAG